In the Euphorbia lathyris chromosome 5, ddEupLath1.1, whole genome shotgun sequence genome, one interval contains:
- the LOC136228838 gene encoding uncharacterized protein: protein MADEQIDFGDEEYGGSQKMQYQGSGAIPALAEEEMGEDDEYDDLYNDVNVGENFLQMHRAEVPPQPASVSNGGFQARNANESRVEAGGTPQGLNLNIPAVAVERKYPDAAVHFTEQKEAPMGVKVQEMGSIGYPDGLSVAQKGVVMDSNHDSQTRNIGIQGSASVPSGITVNLSEVSRKMTNEPAPITNSSSSVPQGIPQMSTNQMSMNMDANHPSMNENQIRPPIENGATMLFVGELHWWTTDEELESVLSQYGRVKEIKFFDERASGKSKGYCQIEFYDAAAASACKEGMNGHLFNGRACVVAFASPQTLKQMGASYTNKNPGQPQSQNQGRRPMNDGVGRGANMNYQGGDTGGRGYGRGGWGRGMQGVLNRAPGGGGRMGGRGAMGAKNMVGGNGGVGGGANGGVYGQGLAGPAFGGHAGGMMPPQGMMGAGFDPTYMGRGAGYGGFAGPGFPGMMHSFPGVNAMGLAGVAPHVNPAFFGRGMAPNGMGMMGPSGMDGHNAGMWSDTSMGGWGEEPGRRTRESSYGGDDGASEYGYGEVNHEKGARSSAPSREKERVSERDWSGNSDRRHRDERDHDWDRSEREHKEHRYREEKEGYREHRQRERDSGYDDDWDKGQSSSRSRSRSRAVPEEDYRSRSRDVDYSKKRRLPSE, encoded by the coding sequence ATGGCTGATGAGCAAATAGATTTTGGAGATGAGGAGTATGGAGGATCTCAGAAGATGCAATATCAGGGAAGTGGGGCAATACCTGCACTTGCAGAGGAAGAGATGGGGGAAGATGATGAGTATGATGATCTCTACAATGATGTCAATGTTGGAGAGAACTTCCTTCAGATGCATCGAGCCGAGGTTCCACCACAACCTGCGAGTGTGAGCAATGGAGGATTCCAAGCTCGTAATGCAAATGAATCAAGAGTTGAAGCTGGGGGAACCCCACAAGGACTAAATCTAAATATTCCTGCAGTTGCAGTTGAACGGAAATATCCTGATGCTGCAGTGCATTTTACTGAGCAGAAGGAAGCTCCCATGGGCGTTAAGGTTCAGGAAATGGGATCTATTGGCTACCCAGATGGATTGTCTGTTGCTCAAAAAGGAGTTGTGATGGACTCAAATCATGACTCTCAAACCCGAAATATAGGGATTCAAGGATCTGCATCAGTGCCCTCTGGTATTACTGTTAATCTTTCTGAAGTGAGTAGAAAAATGACCAATGAGCCTGCACCTATAACAAATTCCAGCAGCAGTGTACCTCAAGGCATTCCACAGATGTCAACTAATCAGATGAGTATGAATATGGATGCCAATCACCCTTCCATGAATGAAAATCAGATTCGGCCACCTATAGAGAATGGTGCAACTATGCTGTTTGTCGGAGAATTGCATTGGTGGACAACTGATGAAGAGCTGGAAAGTGTTTTATCTCAATATGGAAGGGTCAAGGAGATAAAATTCTTTGATGAGAGAGCTAGTGGTAAATCCAAAGGTTATTGCCAAATTGAATTTTATGATGCTGCAGCTGCTTCTGCATGCAAAGAAGGCATGAATGGGCATCTTTTCAACGGGCGAGCCTGTGTTGTGGCGTTTGCTTCTCCACAGACATTAAAGCAGATGGGGGCTTCTTACACAAACAAAAACCCGGGGCAACCTCAGTCACAAAATCAAGGCAGGAGACCCATGAATGATGGGGTGGGAAGAGGTGCAAACATGAATTATCAAGGTGGAGATACTGGTGGGAGGGGCTATGGAAGAGGTGGGTGGGGCCGAGGCATGCAGGGTGTTCTGAACAGAGCCCCTGGGGGTGGAGGACGAATGGGGGGAAGGGGAGCAATGGGTGCTAAGAATATGGTTGGAGGTAATGGTGGAGTTGGAGGCGGCGCGAATGGTGGAGTCTACGGACAAGGCCTTGCAGGTCCTGCTTTTGGTGGACATGCTGGTGGAATGATGCCCCCGCAGGGTATGATGGGTGCTGGATTTGACCCAACATATATGGGTCGAGGGGCTGGTTATGGAGGATTTGCTGGTCCCGGTTTTCCTGGTATGATGCATTCATTCCCGGGTGTTAATGCAATGGGACTTGCTGGGGTGGCTCCTCATGTCAACCCAGCCTTCTTTGGCCGTGGAATGGCACCCAATGGTATGGGAATGATGGGCCCCTCAGGAATGGATGGGCATAATGCTGGAATGTGGTCCGACACAAGCATGGGTGGATGGGGAGAAGAGCCTGGCCGTAGAACAAGGGAATCAAGTTATGGTGGTGATGACGGGGCTTCTGAATATGGCTATGGAGAGGTGAATCACGAAAAGGGGGCACGGTCAAGTGCTCCGTCTAGGGAAAAGGAGCGAGTTTCTGAGCGTGACTGGTCGGGAAACTCTGATAGGAGGCATCGCGATGAGAGGGATCATGACTGGGATAGGTCTGAAAGAGAGCACAAGGAGCATAGGTACCGTGAAGAAAAAGAGGGTTACAGAGAACACCGGCAAAGGGAGCGTGATTCCGGTTATGATGATGATTGGGACAAAGGGCAATCTTCTTCGAGATCTCGGAGCAGGTCCCGTGCAGTGCCTGAAGAAGATTACAGGTCTCGATCGAGGGATGTGGATTATAGCAAGAAGAGGCGCTTACCATCTGAGTGA